The Streptomyces armeniacus genomic interval ACTGTATTGACCCGCAGGGTTGTTGACGCGGGTGATGGGCGGGTGTCCGTCGAGTGCGGTGTGGCAGCGGTGGTGGTTGTAGGTGTGGAGGAAGTTTGCCAGGGCTGCGGTTCGCTCGGTGTTCGAGGTACCCTCATCACCCACACCCCCACCCAACTCACCACCGCCCTCACCCACCTCACCAACAAACAGCCTGACGAGGTGTCACCCCGCCCGGCGCGCATCCGTCCGGGCCGCGTGGCCTTCGTGTTCCCGGGGCAGGGTTCGCAGTGGCCCGGCATGGCCCGCGCGCTGCTGACCTCCTCCCCGGTCTTCGCGGAGGAGATGGAGCGGTGCGCCGAAGCCCTCACCCCGCACACCGGCTGGAACCTCCTCGACACACTCCACGGCACCCCCGACGCACCCTCCCTCGACCGCGTCGACGTGGTGCAGCCCGCGCTGTTCGCGGTCATGGTGTCGCTGGCCGCGCTCTGGCGCTCGTACGGCGTCGAGCCCGACGGGGTCGTGGGCCATTCCCAGGGGGAGATCGCCGCGGCCTTCGTGGCGGGCGCCCTGAGCCTCGAGGACGCCGCCCGTATCGTCGCGCTGCGCAGCCGGGAGATCGCCACACTCGGCGGTACGGGCGGCATGCTGTCCGTCGCACGCCCGGCGGCGGAGGTACGTACCATGCTCGCGACGGCGCCGGGGCTGTCCGTCGCGGCGGTCAACGGCCCCTCCTCGGTGCTGGTTTCGGGCGACCGCGAGGCGCTGGAAGCCTTCCACGAGGATTGCGTCGCGGAGGATGTCTGGGTCCGGCGGATCCCGGTCGACTACGCCTCGCACTCCCCGCACATCGGGGCGCTGCGGGAACGGCTCACCGCCGTGCTGGCACCCGTACGTCCCCGCTCCGCGTCCGTGGCCTTCCACTCCACGGTCACCGGCGAGGAGACGGACACCACCAGGCTCGACGCCGGCTACTGGTACACGAACCTGCGCAGCCCGGTGCTGTTCGAGGAGACCGTCCGGGCGATGGCGGACCAGGGGTACGGGTGTTTCGTCGAGGTCAGTCCGCACGCCGTCCTCACGGCCCCGCTCGCGCAGTCGCTGGAGCCGCTCGGCGGCGACCCGGTGATCGTCGGTTCCCTCACCCGTGACCACGGCGAGCTCGGCGACTTTCTGGCCTCCGTGGCCGAGGCGTGGGAGGCGGGGGTTCCCGTCGACTGGTCGGCCGCGTCGCCCGTACGGAACGCTCCCCGTGTCGAGGTGCCCGGCTACGCCTTCGTACGGCAGCGGTTCTGGGTCGGTGGCGGCGACGCCGAGGGCGCGCCCGGTGCGGGGATGAAGCCGGCCCGCCATCCGTTGCTGGCCGGTCACATGCGACTGGCAGGCGGCATGGGCCACTTGTTCACGGGCCGGGTCTCAACGGAGGCGCTGCCCTGGCTGGCAGACCACACCGTCTTCGCGGAGGTCGTCGTTCCGGGGACGGCGGTGGTGGAACTCGCGGCGAGCGCCGGTGCCTGCCTGGAGCGTCCCTCCGTGGCCGAACTCACCCTGGAGGCCCCGCTTCTCGTGCGCGACGAGGCGGTCGGCCTCCAGCTGCACGTGCAGGAGCCCGACGACACGGGGGAGGCGGCCTTCACCCTGCACGCGGAGGACGGCGCGGGAGGCTGGACCCGGCACGCCTCCGGGACGCTGGGCCCGCGGTCCGCCCGTACGCCGAACGGGCCGCCGGAGGAGGCGGGTTCCGAGGTGCCGGAAGGCGCGGCACCGCTCTCCCTGAGCGGGCTCTACGACCGGCTGGCCGACCGGGGCATGGGGTACGGCCGCACCTTCCGCGGACTCCGCGCGGCGTGGCGGCTCGGTGACGGCATCCACGCGGAGATCGCGCTGGACGACGGTGGTCCGGAGCCTGACCCCCGCCACCTGGTCCACCCCGCGCTGCTCGACGCGGCGTTCCACGCCTCGTTCGCCGAGCGGGACGACGGGGACTCGGACGAGGCGCTGCTGCCGTTCGCATGGTCGGGCGTACGCCTCCACGGAAGCGAACGGGCGCCGCGCTCCCTGCGGGTGCGGCTCACCCCGCTCGGCCAGGACACGGTGCGGATGACGGGTTGGGACGAGGCGGGCAGGGTCGTGGTCACCGTTGACTCGGTGACGGCTCGCCCGGTGTCCCTCGCGACGCTGGCCGGTACGCGGCCCGCCGCGGCCGACTGCCTGTTCGCGGTGGACTGGACGCCCGCGGGCCCGACGCCCGCCGCTGTGCCGGCGGACCGCATGGCGGTGATCGGCGGTCCGGAGCCGGAGTTCGGCGACCCGGCCGTCCGCTCCTGCCCCGGCCTCGCCTCGCTGGCGGCGCCGGAGGAAGGGGCGGCGGAGCCACCGGCGTGGGTCCTCGTACCCGTCCGCACGCCGGAGGGCGGCACGCCGGCGGAGGCCGCCCGTACCGTCACGCACCAGGTCCTCTCGCTGCTACGGGACTGGCTGGCCGCCGACCGCCCGCCCGCGTGCCGGCTCGCCCTGGTCACCCGCGGCGCGGTGGCCGCGCGGCCCGGCGAGGGAGCCGACCCCGCGCTCGCGGCGGTCTGGGGGCTGGTCCGCAGCGCGCAGGCCGAGCATCCGGACAGCTTCGCCCTGGTCGACCTCGGCACCGAGTCCGACGCGTCGCTGCTGGGCGGCGCCCTGGCACTGGACGAGCCCCAAGTCGCGCTGCGCGACGGTACGTTCCTGGTGCCGCGGGCCGCGCGACGACCGGCCCGTACCGACGGGAGGCTGTGCGACCCGGAGTCCACGGTCCTGGTCACCGGCGGCACGGGCGGCCTGGGCAGCGTGGTCGCCCGGCACCTGGCGCGCGAACACGGCGTACGGCACCTGCTGCTGGCCAGCCGGCGCGGGATGTCCGCCGACGGAGCCCCCGCCCTCGTCGAGGAGCTGACGGATCTGGGCGTACGGGTCCGGGTCGCGGAGTGCGACGTCTCCGATCGCGACGCGGTCGCCGCCCTGCTCGCCTCGGTACCCGAGGAGCATCCGCTGGGCGCCGTCGTGCACTCCGCGGGTGTCCTCGAGGACAGCCTGATCACCTCGCTGACCGG includes:
- a CDS encoding SDR family NAD(P)-dependent oxidoreductase yields the protein MSPRPARIRPGRVAFVFPGQGSQWPGMARALLTSSPVFAEEMERCAEALTPHTGWNLLDTLHGTPDAPSLDRVDVVQPALFAVMVSLAALWRSYGVEPDGVVGHSQGEIAAAFVAGALSLEDAARIVALRSREIATLGGTGGMLSVARPAAEVRTMLATAPGLSVAAVNGPSSVLVSGDREALEAFHEDCVAEDVWVRRIPVDYASHSPHIGALRERLTAVLAPVRPRSASVAFHSTVTGEETDTTRLDAGYWYTNLRSPVLFEETVRAMADQGYGCFVEVSPHAVLTAPLAQSLEPLGGDPVIVGSLTRDHGELGDFLASVAEAWEAGVPVDWSAASPVRNAPRVEVPGYAFVRQRFWVGGGDAEGAPGAGMKPARHPLLAGHMRLAGGMGHLFTGRVSTEALPWLADHTVFAEVVVPGTAVVELAASAGACLERPSVAELTLEAPLLVRDEAVGLQLHVQEPDDTGEAAFTLHAEDGAGGWTRHASGTLGPRSARTPNGPPEEAGSEVPEGAAPLSLSGLYDRLADRGMGYGRTFRGLRAAWRLGDGIHAEIALDDGGPEPDPRHLVHPALLDAAFHASFAERDDGDSDEALLPFAWSGVRLHGSERAPRSLRVRLTPLGQDTVRMTGWDEAGRVVVTVDSVTARPVSLATLAGTRPAAADCLFAVDWTPAGPTPAAVPADRMAVIGGPEPEFGDPAVRSCPGLASLAAPEEGAAEPPAWVLVPVRTPEGGTPAEAARTVTHQVLSLLRDWLAADRPPACRLALVTRGAVAARPGEGADPALAAVWGLVRSAQAEHPDSFALVDLGTESDASLLGGALALDEPQVALRDGTFLVPRAARRPARTDGRLCDPESTVLVTGGTGGLGSVVARHLAREHGVRHLLLASRRGMSADGAPALVEELTDLGVRVRVAECDVSDRDAVAALLASVPEEHPLGAVVHSAGVLEDSLITSLTGAALDRVLRAKADSAWHLHELTAGTAGTANTAESSLEAFVLFSSLAGVLGGPGQGNYAAANAFLDALAAARRAAGLPATSLAWGLWEQPGDMTGHLSESDTSRLAGSGVVALSAEEGLQLLDATLGTPEAVLLAARLDLAAVRTQTEAGMAPPPLRGLLRDAPSGGAPNAGATVEALAGMSAGDRENEVLRLVRGETAAVLRYPDADAVPPDRPLKDVGLDSLGAVQLRNRLNTATGLQLPATVIFDHPTPRTVASLVLRELFPSDDPPAHAGTGPEDHGGAFDPAAGIDDLDAEELVRLSLRGDRDDL